The Lolium rigidum isolate FL_2022 chromosome 2, APGP_CSIRO_Lrig_0.1, whole genome shotgun sequence genomic interval GCGTGGGGACCCACAACGGCAGCTTCCACTGCGACGAGGCGCTCGGCTGCTTCCTCATCCGCCTCACCTCCCAGTTCGCAGGCGCCGACGTCGTCCGCACCCGCGACTCCCAGGTCTGTCTCTCTCTTCGCCACTGGCTCGATTGGCATGCCATTTCCCCCCCAAAAAATGTTTGAGCTTTTTTTGTGGCGGTTATTTCGGCTATGTTACGGGATACTTGCCAAGATTCGTAAACGCTACAGACGTTTAGGTTGGAATTAGGTCCGGATGGGTACTAATTTAACTCGTTCTTAGACTAATTTTGTTATGTCTGGATAGTGGTAGTGGATTCATACTGCGCTACGAATGTGAAACTGTCAACTGAAACCATTAGGCACTTCCGCActtggaattttttccttgtGTGCTAGGACATCATATCATCTGGTATAGAGATTCAGGAGCTCCATCTGTCTACATCTTATGCTAAGTATCGCATTTAGTATAAGACTGGTTTCTTATACATGACTAGGAATCTAATCACATCCCTTTAGTTCGTAGTTATGCGGTCATTACAGTTGACTGATTTTCTTATGAATCTCTGGTGTATATGATGCAGCAAAAATATTGAACATGTGCTCTGTCATTTGCTGAATCCTATCCTCCACTTACTTGTTTGCCTCTTTTTCTTGTGGAACTCCACTCCAGCTCCTCGATTCGCTGGAGGCTGTGCTTGATGTTGGTGGTGTCTATGATCCCAGCCGGCATCGCTACGACCATCACCAGAAGGGCTTCAGCGAGGTCTTTGGGCATGGCTTTAACACGAAGCTTAGCAGTGCTGGGCTTGTTTACAAGGTAAGTACGGAGATGCAGGTTTTCATACAATAGTCAATGTTATACAATTTAGTAACATGTGCTGAAATGGTCCCCCAACTGCACCACATAACAAGGTGACTGGATTCTTAGGGGGTTTCTTTCTGGATGCTGTGAAATCGCGTAGCACACTTTGTCTTATGTACGCACAGCCTTTTGACAATACATTAATCTGTCAAAGTTTTAAAAGTTGCAAATTGATCCTCAATGGTACTTTTGTCTTTCCATTTCTTAAAATGATGGCTTGCTTATCATTTGAAATTGTTGTGATATTGCAGCATTTTGGCAAAGAGATAATTGCAAAGGAGCTTCAGCTTAATGAGGACCATGAAGATGTTCACCGGGTGTATCTTGCTATATACAAAAGCTTTGTTGAGGTGCGAATCCAAACTTGTAACCAGCCGTTAAAATTACGTTAGTACTTTCTGTATTGTGGATCAAAGGATAGGAGAATGACTATGTTCACTACAAGTTCAGGAATTAACACTACCAGCACTGAATTTATGAGTTTACGGTTGCCTAAACTTAGGATATTGACGGAGGGAGTTTATGAATCTACACATTTGTCAGAACTGTTTCTCTTGTTATAGTTTGTAGTTAGTTTCAACATGTAGATGGGGTTTTGCTTTATTGGGGTTGCTATGGAAAGATGCACTATGTTGGCAGTCGGGTGCTAGTAGCTGGCTGTGAGGTTCAGAGATATTTCTTGCAAGCAAAAAAAGGGGTAATACAGGCCTGTTATCAGTCAGTTGACAAGATCCATACTAAATCTCAAGGTTTACAAGTTGCTACGGTGTAAAGAACTTCAATACTCAAACTGCCATCTGACAGCAAGTTCTGAGACATCCAGCTGTCCTTattcatttatttatttgtaaCCAGCCGTTAAAATCATGGTAGTACTTTCTGTATTGTGGATCAAAGGATAGGAGAATAACTATGTTTACTACGAGTTTAGGAATTAACAATACCAGCCCTGAAATTTATGAGATGAGGGTTGCCTAAACTTTGGATATTGACGGAGGGAGTTTATGAATCAATACTTTTGTCAGAACTGTTTCTCTTGTTAGAGTTTGTAGTTAGTTTAAACATGTAGATGGGGTTTTGCTTTATTATGATTGTGTTGAAAAGATGCACTATGTTGGCAGTTGGGTGCTTGTAGCTGGCTGTGAGGTTCAGAGATATTTCTTGCAAGCAAAAAAGGGGTAATACAGGCCTGTTATCAGTGAGTTGACAAGTTCCATACTAAATCTCTAGGTTTACAAGTTGCTAAGGTGTAAATAACTTCAATCCTTAAACTGCCATCCGACAGCAATTTCTGAGACATCCAGCTGTCCCTattcatttatttatttgtaaCGAACCGTTAAAATTATGTTAGTACTTTCTGTATTGTGGATCAAAGGATAGGAGAATGACTATGTTTACTACGAGTTTAGGAATTAACAATACCAGCCCTGAAATTTATGAGGTTAGGGTTGCCTAAACTTAGGATATTGACGGAGGGAGTTTATGAATCTACACTTTTGTCAGAACTGTTTCTCTTGTTTGAGTTTGTAGTTAGTTTCAACATGTAGATGGGGTTTTTCTTTATTAAGATTGCTATGAAAAGATGCACTATGTTGGCAGTCGGGTGCTTGTAGCTGCTTGTGATGTTCAGAGATATTTCTTGTAAGCAAAAAAAGGGGTAATACAGGCCTGTTACCAGTCAGTTGACAAGTTCCATACTAAATCTCAAGGTTTACAAGTTGCTAAGGTGTAAAGAACTTCAATACTCAAACTGCCATCTGACAGCAAGTTCTGAGACATCCAGCTGTCCTTattcatttatttatttgtaaCCAGCCGTTTAAATCATGGTAGTACTTTCTTTATTGTGGATCAAAGGATAGCAGAATAACTATGTTTACTATGAGTTTAGGAATTAACTATACCAGCCCTGAAATTTATGAGGTTATGGTTGCCTAAACTTAGGATATTGACGGAGGGAGTTTATGAATCTACACTTTTGTCAGAACTGTTTCTCTTGTTAGAGTTTGTAGTAAGTTTAAACATGTAGATTAGTAAGTTTAAACATGTAGATGGGGTTTTGCTTTATTATGAAAAGATGCACTATGTTGGCAGTCGGGTGCTTGTAGCTGGTTGTGATGTTCAGAGATATTTATTGCAAGCAAAAAAGGGGTAAAACAGGCCTGTTATCAGTCAGTTGCCAAGTTCTATACTAAATCTCAAGGTTTACAAGTTCTTAAGGTGTAAAGAACTTCAACATTTAAACTGCCATCTGACTGCAATTTCTGAGACATCCAGCTGTCCTTgttcatttatttatttgtaaCCAGCCGTTAAAATtatgttactccctccgatccaaagtACTTGTCCCAAAATGAGTGAATCTACATACtgaaacacgtctagatacatttgtttttgggcaattattttggaccagaggtagtagtacttcctgtaTTGTGGATCAAAGGATAAGAGAATGACTatgtttactactccctccgatccataataagtgtccggTATTTAGTACTAGGTTAGtattccctccgttccaaaaaaaaatgctgctcaactttttctagatacaccTTAGTACTAAAtacccgacacttattatggattggagggagttggAGTTCAGGAATTAACCATACCAGCAGTGAAATTTATGAGTTTATGGTTGCCTAAACTTAGGATATTGACGGAGGGAGTTCACGAATCTACACTTTTGTCAGAACTGTTTCTCTTGTTAGAGTTTGTAGTTAGTTTCAACATGTGGATGGGGTTTTGCTTTATTAAAATTGGTATGGAAAAGATGCACTGTATGTTGGCAGTCAGGCGCTTGTAGCTGGCTGCGAGGTTCCGAGATATTTCTCACAAGCAAAAAAAAGGGTAATACAGGCCTGTTATCAGTCAGTTGATAAGTTTGATACCAAATCTCAGTGTTTACAAGTTGCTAGGGTGTAAAGAACTTCAATACTTAAACTGCCACATCAATTTCTGAGACATCCATTTGTTCTTattcatttatttatttgtttatctACTATATATATCTGTCTTAATTGCCCAATACTACATTTTTCCACATGATGTGCCAAAGAAGCAATCTATCTTTCATGTAACAGGCGCTTGACGCAATTGATAATGGAATCAATCAATATGACACAGAGCAAACCCCCAAGTATGTGAACAATACACACTTGTCTTCACGTGTTGGGCGCCTTAATCCAGACTGGACTGATCCGGATCAATCACCTGAGAAGGAAAATGCTGCATTTCAACAAGCAATGGTGCTTGCAGGAAGTGAATTTATGGAGGTATGACTTATTCCTTGTTAGTCTGTTCTTGTGTTTAAGTACTTGTCGAATTATGCGTGCTATATATCTCTGCCATTTTTCCAAATGGGATTAGGCCAGATTTCATTGCTCCCTTAGCTGAACATCTCAGGTTTGTATGACTATATTTTTCTTCTTCCATTGCCAGAGTGTTCGCTTTCATGTCAAGTCGTGGCTACCTGCAAGATCTATTGTCATGGAGTGTTTGCTGTCAAGAGGAAATGTTGATCCAAGTGGAGAAATCATGGTCTTAGATAGATTCTGCCCGGTAAGATCTTGGTACCTGGTAGACTATTATCAATTTTTGTCCTATCCACAACTGATATTTTGGACTGTTTGTATCTGATGCACGTGGAAGCATAAGGGCTGTACCTAATCTGGTTCTGTTAATCTTTAATGTGCTCAATGTTTATGCGTTTTCCATTTGGAACCATGTCCTTTTGATCTGCCGTACAAGTGTTGAAAACATTTGATTACTAGAACTTTAGGCGATGCTTCTAAGTACCGGCACTGGGATTGTATTAGCTATTCAATATTTACTAGTGTTcgtttttttttctaatttaaTAATTGGCAACTGCCTGATGTAGTGAAGTGTGATAGTAACCATGTTTGTAGACTGAATGCTTATCCGTTATGGCAGTGGAAACTTCATTTATTTGAGCTGGAGCAGGAGCTGAAGACTGATCCTCTGACCAAGTATGTGCTGTATCAGGTAAGAAGTGCTGCCCCTTCCCAGTCATCTAATATGAATTTTATTTAGTACCTCTAGTATTTTTGGACAGTGAGTCTGcgtagttagggcatctccagcggcgcgacgcaaacggacgctgagtgaccgttttcgtccgccgtgaccggaaatgcgtctggggcctgttccagcggggcgacgcaaagtgaccgggctgtccgcgtatgcgccaggtttgcgtctcggcggacgctccgagtgtccgctcgcttccccaccgggcccgcctggcagcgagtctgcatcgagggcatcgattcaggcggtcagcgcttctgcgtctgcgccgcagccttcgccatagattcaggcggtcagcgcttccgcgtttgcgccgcagccttcgccatcaatggcgcggctgcctgttctgcgcgcgcactggcgggcggcggctgggcttctgcggcgccttcaatggcatcgtatcccgcgcgcgcccgcccataaaagtccaccggccgcgtcgctccttcgcccacacctccacaaccaccaccaccgccgcagcgccacggggaagaagaatgacttcgaggcctccggcagcggcagcaagaagatcccgctccccgtctcggtggggaggctcatgcacggcaaatggatgccgtgcgacgACGCTCGGTCCGGCGTGCGGGTGCTCGATGGTCGGCGGCtcggctgccgccgggtgcctatCCCTCCGCATCcgcgcgcgagcctgatcggaccgcggagatccggcgcaggaggcggtatctgccggcagacctccgcgacgatccggcgtacgccatcgactccgagctttggcgtacgtacctgtccacggaggtggacaggagacgaagggcaggcttcatgggcgacagggattaccccttcggccctgcaccgccggctcgtcgtcagcagaCGCCGACGCGTCGTGAGCAGGCGCGGACGCGACGTCAGCACACGCAGCACAACGATGTCGCCgccgacgacgaagcctacgctgtgtacgacgacgacgactacgtcgaggcgc includes:
- the LOC124687358 gene encoding MYG1 protein C694.04c-like; the encoded protein is MLAACARLSQRAVTFLPPRVRSQILNPSSMAAAAGASSPKRLTVYSSAAADGSFNGAGNGKRVGTHNGSFHCDEALGCFLIRLTSQFAGADVVRTRDSQLLDSLEAVLDVGGVYDPSRHRYDHHQKGFSEVFGHGFNTKLSSAGLVYKHFGKEIIAKELQLNEDHEDVHRVYLAIYKSFVEALDAIDNGINQYDTEQTPKYVNNTHLSSRVGRLNPDWTDPDQSPEKENAAFQQAMVLAGSEFMESVRFHVKSWLPARSIVMECLLSRGNVDPSGEIMVLDRFCPWKLHLFELEQELKTDPLTKYVLYQDERSKSWRVQAVSVAPDRFESRKALPEKWRGMRDDELSKETGIPGCVFIHMSGFIGGNKTYEGALEMARAAIKC